The following are from one region of the Stanieria cyanosphaera PCC 7437 genome:
- a CDS encoding M48 family metallopeptidase, whose product MIKINLKAIKIYLILFTITLLITLNLVPITSKAQDTDPCTKTLADADQLYLEGDRTAAEQLYRQCKKPYAEDLQATYFPDPITDPNKLSPAGGVYWKNAQGAKERGDDNLLFDLVPKLIEKDPGFVPIYGLLSEINFEEQSEENQTKILEILEQGVTLFPNDADLAMARIEVLRANKQWIDSSIAARQFAIVNPEHPQVKEYQAIADEDLDRFKGDIKTQYIVTGAGGILGGILFGGGDAVAKAGPVVEYARMLIDGESGTGKRLAEGYKEELELIDEPVVHEYIDRIGQDIAKLMGRDEFEYEFYVVKDDAFNAFALPGGKVFINTGAILAAKSEAELAGLIGHEVGHAVLSHGYQGISRASFFNSLNSFVTDSTGLSWSGIAANLADKAYSRQQEKQADIVGARALNAYGYAADGLRNLFQTLDEQSENSPPEYLSTHPSSDNRVEYLEAMIQKNGYNRFAFEGVKEHNEIRQRIATILGS is encoded by the coding sequence ATGATAAAAATAAACTTAAAAGCTATCAAAATTTACCTAATTTTATTTACAATCACTTTATTAATCACCCTTAACTTAGTACCAATAACATCTAAAGCCCAAGATACCGATCCTTGTACGAAAACCCTAGCTGATGCAGACCAACTATATCTAGAAGGAGACAGAACAGCAGCCGAACAATTATATCGCCAGTGCAAAAAACCTTATGCAGAAGATTTACAAGCAACCTATTTTCCTGATCCAATTACTGACCCAAATAAATTATCTCCAGCAGGAGGAGTTTACTGGAAAAATGCTCAGGGAGCAAAAGAAAGAGGTGATGATAATTTACTCTTCGATTTAGTACCAAAACTAATAGAAAAAGATCCTGGTTTTGTTCCTATTTATGGCTTACTTTCGGAAATTAATTTCGAGGAACAATCAGAAGAAAATCAAACCAAAATCTTAGAAATTTTAGAACAAGGTGTTACTTTATTTCCTAATGATGCTGACTTGGCAATGGCAAGAATTGAAGTTTTAAGAGCTAATAAACAATGGATAGATTCTTCCATAGCTGCGCGTCAATTTGCGATTGTTAATCCAGAACATCCTCAAGTCAAAGAATATCAAGCAATTGCTGATGAAGATTTAGACCGTTTTAAAGGAGATATTAAAACTCAGTATATTGTTACGGGAGCAGGAGGAATTTTAGGTGGCATTTTGTTCGGTGGTGGAGATGCTGTTGCCAAAGCCGGTCCTGTAGTCGAATATGCCCGAATGCTCATTGATGGGGAATCAGGTACTGGCAAGCGCCTGGCAGAAGGTTATAAAGAAGAATTGGAATTAATTGATGAGCCTGTAGTTCATGAATATATAGACCGTATTGGACAGGATATCGCTAAATTAATGGGAAGAGATGAGTTTGAATATGAATTTTATGTAGTTAAGGATGATGCTTTTAATGCTTTTGCTTTGCCAGGAGGTAAAGTCTTTATTAATACTGGTGCAATTCTCGCAGCCAAGTCTGAAGCAGAATTAGCAGGATTAATCGGTCATGAAGTCGGTCATGCAGTACTATCTCACGGTTATCAAGGTATTTCTCGCGCTAGTTTTTTCAATTCCTTGAATAGTTTTGTCACTGACTCTACTGGTTTGTCTTGGAGTGGTATTGCAGCTAATTTGGCAGATAAAGCTTATAGTCGTCAACAGGAAAAACAAGCAGATATTGTTGGTGCTAGAGCTTTGAACGCTTATGGTTATGCTGCTGACGGTTTACGCAACTTGTTTCAAACCCTAGATGAGCAATCGGAAAATAGTCCTCCTGAATATCTTTCTACTCACCCTTCTTCTGATAACCGAGTCGAATATTTAGAAGCTATGATTCAAAAAAATGGCTATAATCGCTTTGCTTTTGAAGGAGTTAAAGAACACAATGAAATTCGCCAAAGAATTGCAACAATTTTGGGGAGTTAG